A stretch of Ipomoea triloba cultivar NCNSP0323 chromosome 11, ASM357664v1 DNA encodes these proteins:
- the LOC115997097 gene encoding short-chain dehydrogenase TIC 32, chloroplastic produces MELQKAYVSRAFICTWFTSIAAVVHHQFPLMKATLKYLAGIAGPSGYGSKTTAIQISQDCSLSHHHHHHPLTAIVTGATSGIGAETARVLAKSGVRIIIPARDMKKAAKVKEGIEKESPWADIIVLEIDLSSLASIQRFCAHFLSLGMPLHILINNAGKFSQKLEFSEDKIELTFATNYLGHFLLTEMLLEKMVETAAETGIEGRIINVTSVVHNWVKSDHFHFGQLLNPKQYNGTRAYAQSKLANILHAKELARQLKARKANVTINAVHPGIVKTGIIRDHKGFLTDSLYFVASKLLKSTSQGAATTCYVALSPKTEGVSGKYFADCNESHCSSLANDEMQAHKLWNHTRALIHRRLLLPPSP; encoded by the exons ATGGAGTTGCAGAAGGCATATGTGAGTAGGGCATTTATATGTACATGGTTTACCAGCATAGCTGCTGTGGTGCATCACCAGTTTCCACTAATGAAAGCCACTCTGAAATACTTGGCTGGCATTGCTGGCCCTAGTGGCTATGGCTCCAAAACCACTGCCATCCAAATCTCTCAAGACTGCTCTCTctcccaccaccaccatcatcatccCCTCACTGCAATTGTCACTG GTGCGACGTCGGGGATTGGGGCGGAGACGGCGAGGGTGCTGGCGAAGAGCGGCGTTCGGATAATAATTCCAGCGAGGGATATGAAGAAGGCAGCAAAGGTTAAAGAAGGAATAGAGAAGGAGAGTCCATGGGCTGACATTATTGTGTTAGAGATTGATCTTAGTTCACTGGCTTCCATTCAAAGATTTTGTGCTCACTTCTTGTCTCTAGGGATGCCCCTTCATATCCTCAT AAATAACGCTGGGAAATTTTCACAGAAATTGGAGTTTTCTGAGGACAAAATTGAGCTCACTTTTGCCACAAATTACTTAG GTCATTTTCTATTGACAGAAATGTTGTTAGAGAAAATGGTAGAGACAGCAGCAGAAACAGGCATAGAGGGAAGGATTATAAATGTGACTTCTGTGGTTCACAACTGGGTTAAATCTGACCATTTCCACTTCGGccaattgctcaatccaaaacA GTATAATGGTACTCGTGCATATGCCCAGTCAAAGTTGGCCAACATATTGCATGCCAAGGAATTGGCTAGACAACTTAAG GCAAGGAAGGCAAATGTAACTATCAATGCAGTTCATCCTGGAATTGTTAAGACTGGAATTATCAGGGATCACAAAGGCTTTCTCACAG ATTCTCTGTATTTCGTGGCCTCAAAACTTCTCAAGTCAACGTCACAG GGAGCAGCAACGACATGTTATGTGGCACTAAGCCCAAAAACAGAAGGGGTGAGTGGGAAATACTTTGCAGACTGCAATGAAAGCCACTGTTCATCTTTGGCAAATGATGAAATGCAAGCCCATAAGCTTTGGAACCACACCCGTGCTCTTATCCACAGAAGATTATTGCTTCCACCATCACCCTAG